A region of bacterium DNA encodes the following proteins:
- a CDS encoding 6-phosphofructokinase, whose amino-acid sequence MAAKRQIRKVGMLFSGGPAPAANAVISAAALSFLDAGAEVIGFLDGYTNLEGYDPAKPLVEGKHYLRLTRDLVAGIRNEGAIILRTARANPGKAVTSMADLADSAKNAKLVAAHRALADLGCDALISLGGDDTLKTANFMYLLPQHVAGLREIAVVHLPKTIDNDYFGIDWTFGHITAADFAAREVRQIRADSRSMSTWWVLEIMGRKAGWLTYAAAIGGEACRMLSVEDFPQVFDPAVAAQGVVDLILARAADGRRHGVICIAEGLADHVPEALRPKEVDEHGNPVLAEVEIGRLFAAEIEKAHLARTGRKLKVRSKQIGYETRCAQPLVFDVLLGSQLGVGAYRAMVEEGLSGVMVSVEGQLKLVYRPFDTLVDAKTMKTKLRFIEPGSDFQRLGRALEYRPVK is encoded by the coding sequence ATGGCAGCGAAGCGGCAGATCAGGAAGGTCGGCATGCTCTTCTCGGGCGGTCCCGCGCCGGCGGCGAACGCGGTGATCTCGGCGGCGGCGCTCTCGTTCCTCGACGCTGGCGCCGAGGTGATCGGCTTTCTCGACGGCTACACGAACCTCGAGGGCTACGACCCGGCAAAGCCGCTGGTCGAGGGGAAGCATTACCTGCGGCTCACGCGCGATCTGGTCGCCGGCATCCGCAACGAGGGAGCCATCATCCTGCGCACCGCGCGCGCCAACCCGGGGAAGGCCGTCACGTCGATGGCCGACCTCGCCGACTCGGCGAAGAACGCGAAGCTGGTCGCGGCGCACCGCGCGCTTGCCGACCTCGGCTGCGACGCGCTGATCTCGCTCGGCGGCGACGACACGCTCAAGACGGCCAACTTCATGTACCTGCTGCCGCAGCACGTGGCCGGCCTCAGGGAGATCGCGGTCGTGCACCTGCCCAAGACGATCGACAACGACTACTTCGGTATCGACTGGACCTTCGGGCACATCACGGCCGCCGACTTCGCCGCCCGCGAGGTGCGGCAGATCCGCGCCGACTCGCGCTCGATGAGCACCTGGTGGGTCCTCGAGATCATGGGCCGCAAGGCCGGCTGGCTGACCTACGCCGCGGCGATCGGCGGCGAGGCCTGCCGCATGCTCAGCGTCGAGGATTTCCCGCAGGTCTTCGACCCGGCGGTCGCCGCGCAGGGGGTCGTCGACCTGATCCTCGCGCGCGCCGCCGACGGCCGCAGGCACGGGGTGATCTGCATCGCCGAGGGGCTCGCCGACCACGTGCCGGAGGCGCTGCGCCCGAAGGAGGTCGACGAGCACGGCAACCCGGTGCTCGCCGAGGTGGAGATCGGCCGGCTCTTCGCCGCCGAGATCGAGAAGGCGCACCTCGCGCGCACCGGCAGGAAGCTCAAGGTGCGCTCGAAGCAGATCGGCTACGAGACGCGCTGCGCGCAGCCGCTGGTGTTCGACGTGCTGCTCGGTAGCCAGCTGGGCGTCGGCGCCTACCGGGCCATGGTCGAGGAGGGACTCTCGGGCGTGATGGTCAGCGTCGAGGGGCAGCTCAAGCTCGTCTACCGACCCTTCGACACCCTGGTCGACGCGAAGACCATGAAGACGAAGCTGCGCTTCATCGAGCCGGGGAGCGATTTCCAGCGGCTCGGGCGGGCGCTCGAATACCGTCCGGTGAAGTAG